The following DNA comes from bacterium.
CTGCAGGCCGGCGAGAGAGGAGGTCGAATACGACATGGGTTTCTCCTTCAGCGGGTGCCTCTGCAAGAACGGGACCAGGCCGATGGAGGTTTCAAGGCGCTGAATTTGTTGGAAGGAGAAAGGAAGCCGGGGAGGAACGTCTGCTCAATTGGGCATCAACTTCCTGAAAAAGAGGCAGGGGCGAATACACACCGAAGGTGCAGCTTCGCGAGATTCGCCCCTACTTCAAACACTCCGCGCACGGGCACATCTTCCGTAGGTAATCCCAGGTGTAGATCCCTGCGTTGTGTCCGTCGCCCCACGTAAACCCGAGCGCGTAGTGGCCGACCTTGAACATGTCTTTCGCCTCGAAGGCCCCGGCGGGGCGGTTCGTGAAGGCGGGCAGGGCCAAGGGGTTCGTGTCGAGTGGCGTGCGCTCGCCCTTGCACATCGCGCAGGGGCAGGCCTTTCGGATGTAAGGGAACGGATAGGTTGAATCATGGCCGTCGTCCCAGGCGATGGTGATGCCCTTCGAACCTTCTGATCCCGGGGAGAGCGTGATGGATTTGGGTTGAGCCATAGGTCAGGATCTTTTCGCCTTCTTTCGGATGTAGATCTTCTTTTTTACCGAGACGCAAACGTCGCCGTGGGCGTCGACGCCCTCGACCAGGAACTCCGGGACGATCTTGTCGCTCTTCTTCAGGCCGTTGCGGATGCGCCGCAGGTCGGCGTCCGTGACGCGGAACCGGAAGGTGATGTCGGTCCGGCCCGGCTTTTTGAAGTCGATCTCGGCGCCCTTGTCCCAGATCACGTAATCCTTGATCCCCAGGATCTTGATCAACATGATCATGAGGAAGGGATCGGCCGCGGCGTAGAGCGTCCCGCCGAAGATCGTGCCCACGTAGTTGCGGTTCCAAAGGCTCCTTTTGATCACCACCACGACCTCGCGCCAATCGGGAGCGATGGATTTGATCGTCGTCCGGCTGAAGAGATAGGGGGGATAAAAATTCGTCAGGACGCGGAGGAGGCGCGGCGGAAATTCCATGACACTAGGGAACTTTGATCGGATTCGCGGGATCCGCATGCGGCGTCTGCGGCGAGCCGGCCGGGCCCGCCACCTTGAGACCCAGCTCCTTCAATTGCTCCGGACGGACGGTGGAGGGCGCGTCG
Coding sequences within:
- a CDS encoding DUF971 domain-containing protein, with translation MAQPKSITLSPGSEGSKGITIAWDDGHDSTYPFPYIRKACPCAMCKGERTPLDTNPLALPAFTNRPAGAFEAKDMFKVGHYALGFTWGDGHNAGIYTWDYLRKMCPCAECLK
- a CDS encoding DUF4442 domain-containing protein; the encoded protein is MEFPPRLLRVLTNFYPPYLFSRTTIKSIAPDWREVVVVIKRSLWNRNYVGTIFGGTLYAAADPFLMIMLIKILGIKDYVIWDKGAEIDFKKPGRTDITFRFRVTDADLRRIRNGLKKSDKIVPEFLVEGVDAHGDVCVSVKKKIYIRKKAKRS